A region of bacterium DNA encodes the following proteins:
- a CDS encoding sulfite exporter TauE/SafE family protein, with the protein MTYDATHLAVIAVIVCVAATIKGAIGFGFPLLAIPLLSIVLGPHIAIPLVVFPTLLSNLMLVGRGPGGPTDARPFIATLAALAAGVVAGALLITAMNPRTLSILVGAVSALYVVATAFRLVQRIPPAAGHRAGPVVGLAAGVLGGSTGIFSPVVASYLHMLRLEKRPFVFWMTMMFFVGNIAQFVSYLRLGLYGGPVMGTAVLACAPMAVGTWAGLRLQDSLRPETFSRIVLALVFLAGLNLLARGLFG; encoded by the coding sequence GTGACGTACGACGCGACGCACCTCGCGGTCATCGCCGTGATCGTGTGCGTCGCCGCGACGATCAAGGGCGCGATCGGGTTCGGGTTTCCGCTCCTCGCCATCCCGCTGCTCTCGATCGTGCTCGGCCCGCACATCGCGATTCCCCTCGTGGTGTTCCCGACGCTCCTCAGCAACCTCATGCTGGTGGGCCGGGGCCCGGGCGGCCCGACCGACGCGCGGCCGTTCATCGCCACGCTCGCCGCCCTGGCCGCGGGCGTCGTCGCGGGCGCGCTTCTGATCACCGCCATGAACCCGCGCACGTTGTCGATTCTTGTGGGCGCGGTATCGGCGCTGTACGTCGTCGCCACGGCGTTCCGGTTGGTCCAGCGGATCCCCCCGGCGGCCGGACATCGGGCGGGGCCCGTGGTCGGTCTTGCCGCAGGGGTGCTCGGGGGCTCGACCGGGATCTTCTCGCCGGTGGTCGCGAGTTATCTCCACATGCTGCGGCTCGAGAAGCGCCCGTTCGTGTTCTGGATGACGATGATGTTCTTCGTCGGGAACATCGCACAGTTCGTATCGTATCTTCGGCTCGGGCTCTACGGAGGACCGGTGATGGGGACGGCCGTGCTGGCGTGCGCCCCGATGGCCGTTGGCACCTGGGCCGGGCTGCGACTCCAAGACTCGCTCCGCCCGGAGACGTTCAGCCGGATCGTGCTCGCGCTCGTGTTCCTGGCGGGCCTCAATCTGCTTGCGCGGGGGCTGTTCGGGTAG